The following coding sequences lie in one Pontibacter sp. G13 genomic window:
- a CDS encoding DUF5694 domain-containing protein encodes MKEFGLAMLALLLMVFSPEMIAQSPPCSSSGKVKVMLLGADMLPDDLLAPNRQSEWDHLVQGLERFHPDQVLFPIVGGDLEDTLMNRAYTRYVRGYQPLSRSLVAQLGYRLAFASHLDRIDGYELSETMIPTLDQQVSPNLNILSLKHKMANKNSLTNYFRFLNDPKVVAAERRDLNAWAMSHPDPQVSKYMGALTSSHLATMREILQSVDADSKAVLVLVDASSLSFLIPLMDSMHEIERVDPMAYLQVQ; translated from the coding sequence ATGAAGGAATTTGGTTTGGCAATGCTAGCACTATTGTTGATGGTGTTCTCACCTGAAATGATTGCCCAAAGTCCCCCTTGTAGCTCATCCGGCAAAGTGAAGGTGATGCTGCTCGGAGCGGATATGCTTCCCGATGATTTATTGGCACCCAATCGTCAGTCTGAATGGGATCATTTGGTCCAAGGTCTTGAGCGATTCCATCCGGATCAGGTCCTGTTTCCGATTGTGGGAGGTGATTTGGAAGACACGTTGATGAATCGTGCCTACACTCGATACGTGCGTGGCTATCAACCCCTCAGTAGATCCCTCGTCGCTCAGCTTGGTTACCGCTTGGCCTTTGCATCTCATCTGGATCGAATAGATGGCTATGAGCTTTCAGAAACCATGATCCCTACCTTGGATCAGCAGGTTTCCCCCAATCTGAATATCTTGAGCCTGAAACACAAAATGGCCAACAAGAACTCCCTGACCAATTATTTTCGATTCCTCAATGACCCCAAGGTTGTGGCAGCTGAAAGGCGTGATCTCAATGCCTGGGCGATGTCCCACCCTGATCCTCAGGTGTCGAAATACATGGGGGCGCTGACTTCTTCCCATTTGGCGACTATGCGAGAAATCCTCCAATCAGTAGATGCTGACAGTAAGGCTGTATTGGTATTGGTGGATGCGAGTTCGCTTTCCTTTTTGATTCCCTTGATGGATTCGATGCACGAAATCGAGCGTGTCGATCCTATGGCTTATCTGCAAGTGCAATAG
- a CDS encoding phosphoribosylaminoimidazolesuccinocarboxamide synthase, which translates to MNAIKDTDFHFPGQTDVYKGKVRDVYSIGDDYLAIVASDRISAFDYILPAPIPFKGQVLNQISAHFFEAVGDMVPTHVVSTPDPNVTIGLKCKPVMVEVVVRGYLAGHAWRTYNSGKRELCGVALPDGLKEGDKLPEPIITPATKSTIGHDEDISEFEILKSGLLEADEWGQIKHYALSLFDLGTKMAAEQGLILVDTKYEFGERDGQIYLIDEVHTPDSSRYYYLDGYAERQAAGERQKQLSKEFVREWLMENGFQGLDGQVMPEMPEEFVNSVTERYVELYERITGKKFVPADVTDIQARIEANVVPALAEINA; encoded by the coding sequence GTGAACGCGATCAAAGACACTGACTTCCACTTTCCCGGCCAGACCGATGTCTACAAAGGCAAAGTCCGGGACGTATACAGCATCGGAGACGATTACTTGGCCATTGTCGCCAGCGATCGCATCTCCGCATTTGACTATATCCTGCCAGCTCCGATTCCCTTCAAGGGGCAGGTGCTTAACCAGATTTCTGCTCACTTCTTTGAAGCTGTGGGAGATATGGTTCCTACCCATGTAGTTTCTACCCCAGATCCCAACGTTACAATTGGCCTCAAATGCAAGCCTGTGATGGTGGAGGTCGTTGTGCGTGGCTACTTGGCTGGTCATGCTTGGCGTACCTATAATTCCGGTAAGCGCGAGCTTTGTGGTGTAGCATTGCCAGACGGCCTTAAGGAAGGAGATAAGCTTCCTGAACCTATCATCACGCCAGCAACAAAGTCTACCATTGGACACGATGAGGACATCAGCGAATTTGAAATCCTGAAAAGCGGATTATTGGAAGCTGACGAATGGGGACAAATCAAACACTATGCATTGAGCTTGTTTGATCTCGGTACCAAAATGGCTGCTGAGCAAGGCTTGATCCTCGTGGATACCAAGTACGAATTTGGTGAGCGAGATGGACAGATCTACCTCATCGATGAAGTACACACGCCTGATTCCTCCCGTTACTACTATTTGGATGGGTATGCCGAGCGTCAAGCAGCTGGTGAGCGCCAAAAGCAATTGTCCAAAGAGTTTGTGCGCGAATGGTTGATGGAAAATGGATTCCAGGGCTTGGATGGTCAAGTGATGCCTGAAATGCCAGAGGAATTCGTGAACTCGGTTACGGAGCGATATGTCGAGCTGTACGAGCGTATCACAGGCAAGAAATTTGTGCCAGCAGACGTGACAGACATTCAGGCTCGCATCGAAGCCAATGTCGTGCCTGCACTTGCTGAAATCAACGCATAA
- a CDS encoding ABC-F family ATP-binding cassette domain-containing protein: MNYLSAENISKGFGMKTLFQDISFGIDQGQKIALIGVNGSGKSSLLKILAGVEQPDKGNVTYRNGIRVAYLPQEPDLPLHKTVSEVVFSADLPAVKLIAKYEALLLKSGDDPKAQAELVDVMSEIDAQEAWDYEVKIKQILSKLDVGFLDRTISELSGGQKKRVAMAQALIGEPDLMIMDEPTNHLDLESIEWLEKFLSTSKQSLLLVTHDRYFLDGITTEIVELNRGELFSYKGNYAYFLEKRAEREMNRMAETEKAKSLYKRELEWLRRSPKARTTKSKSRIDAAGDLKQKASYKQQNDEATLMVKGRRIGSQVLEIKHLNKSYGEKVLLDGFTYTFNRKDRIGIIGPNGVGKSTFLRMIVGEEQADSGKIRTGETIVYGYYRQDGLNFKDNARVIEVVTEAAEEVEMSKNQKVPASKLLEHFLFPRSMHYNLVETLSGGEKRRLHLLRVLMTNPNFLILDEPTNDLDLITLRKLEEFLAEFDGCLVVVSHDRFFMDRLVDHLFVFQGDGTIKDFPGSYSQYREWADKAAADVEKAKSDAAKQKSGKSNPESAPKANSGSRKGKLSYKEKMEFEKLEAEIPKLEEKRTGLSAQINSGGSDYEMLDKLSKELEALDEEIEEKSFRWMELTEILEGNG, encoded by the coding sequence ATGAATTACCTCTCTGCGGAAAACATCTCCAAAGGATTTGGGATGAAGACGCTTTTCCAAGACATCAGCTTTGGGATTGACCAAGGTCAGAAAATTGCGCTTATCGGCGTAAACGGAAGTGGCAAATCCTCGCTTCTCAAGATCTTGGCAGGTGTGGAACAGCCCGACAAGGGCAATGTCACTTACCGAAATGGAATACGCGTCGCCTATCTACCTCAGGAACCCGATCTCCCGCTTCACAAAACGGTATCGGAAGTGGTGTTTTCCGCAGACCTTCCCGCCGTCAAATTGATCGCCAAATACGAAGCCTTGTTGCTCAAATCTGGCGATGACCCGAAGGCGCAGGCTGAATTGGTCGATGTCATGTCTGAAATAGATGCGCAGGAGGCTTGGGACTACGAGGTGAAGATCAAGCAGATCCTTTCCAAGCTAGATGTGGGCTTTTTGGACCGAACCATCTCAGAACTCTCTGGTGGTCAGAAAAAGCGGGTAGCAATGGCGCAAGCCTTGATTGGTGAACCCGACCTCATGATCATGGATGAACCCACCAACCACTTGGATCTGGAGAGTATCGAGTGGCTGGAAAAATTCCTGTCTACCTCCAAGCAGAGCTTGCTACTGGTCACTCACGACCGGTACTTTCTGGATGGTATCACCACCGAAATTGTCGAGTTGAACCGAGGAGAGCTATTTTCCTATAAGGGGAATTACGCCTACTTTTTGGAGAAGCGCGCTGAGCGAGAAATGAATCGCATGGCTGAGACTGAAAAGGCCAAGTCTCTCTACAAGCGCGAACTGGAATGGCTCAGGAGATCTCCCAAAGCACGAACGACCAAATCCAAAAGCCGAATCGATGCAGCTGGCGATTTGAAGCAAAAGGCGAGCTACAAGCAGCAAAATGACGAAGCCACACTGATGGTAAAAGGGCGTCGGATCGGAAGCCAAGTACTCGAGATCAAGCACCTCAACAAATCCTATGGTGAGAAAGTCCTACTGGACGGATTCACTTATACCTTCAATCGAAAAGATCGGATCGGAATCATTGGTCCCAATGGGGTCGGTAAGTCTACTTTTCTGCGAATGATCGTGGGAGAAGAGCAGGCAGACTCAGGGAAAATTCGAACAGGAGAAACCATTGTCTACGGCTATTACCGTCAAGATGGGCTGAATTTCAAGGACAATGCGCGTGTAATCGAGGTGGTAACCGAGGCCGCAGAGGAAGTGGAGATGAGCAAAAATCAGAAGGTGCCCGCCTCAAAGTTGTTGGAACACTTCCTGTTTCCGCGATCTATGCACTACAACTTGGTGGAGACGCTCAGTGGTGGTGAAAAACGTCGATTGCACTTGCTGCGAGTCTTGATGACCAATCCTAATTTTTTGATTCTCGATGAGCCTACCAACGACTTGGACCTAATTACGCTCCGCAAATTGGAGGAATTTTTGGCGGAGTTTGATGGTTGTTTAGTGGTGGTTTCTCACGATAGGTTCTTCATGGACCGATTGGTGGATCACTTGTTTGTTTTCCAAGGGGATGGAACAATCAAGGATTTTCCGGGAAGTTATTCACAATATCGAGAATGGGCAGACAAGGCAGCGGCAGATGTTGAGAAGGCTAAGTCTGATGCAGCCAAACAAAAATCCGGCAAATCGAACCCAGAGTCAGCTCCTAAAGCCAATAGTGGCAGTCGCAAAGGGAAGTTGAGCTACAAAGAGAAGATGGAATTCGAGAAGCTTGAAGCTGAAATTCCTAAATTGGAAGAGAAGCGGACTGGGCTTTCTGCACAAATCAACTCTGGGGGCTCGGATTATGAGATGCTTGATAAGCTTTCGAAGGAATTGGAAGCGCTGGATGAGGAGATTGAGGAGAAATCTTTTCGGTGGATGGAATTGACGGAGATTTTGGAGGGGAATGGGTGA
- the serS gene encoding serine--tRNA ligase has translation MLEIQKLRSQTDNIVAALDKKGVQDAASTVQQILDIDEQRRATITELEQLRKQMNDASKSIGKLMQAGQREEAEAAKKTTSAAKEKIKELETALTESEQAQNDLVVQLPNTPHESVPAGRNADDNVVVSEHKVDTSFDFKPLPHWDLARKHDLIDWELGSKITGAGFPVYKGKGARLQRALIAFFLDQAHQMGYTEYMPPLVVNEASGFGTGQLPDKEGQMYHIERDNLYLIPTAEVPITNLFRNVVVQAAELPVKACGYTPCFRREAGSYGKDVKGLNRLHQFDKVEIVQVVHPEKSYDVLEEMTSYVESLLVKLELPFRRLLLCTGDMSFTSAKTFDMEVFSAGQDRWLEVSSISNFETYQTNRLKLRFKDGKKNQLAHSLNGSALALPRIVAAMLENHQQADGSIRIPEALVPYTSFDQIG, from the coding sequence ATGCTGGAAATACAAAAACTTCGCAGCCAAACCGACAACATTGTCGCAGCACTCGACAAAAAAGGAGTGCAAGACGCAGCGTCTACGGTGCAACAGATTCTCGATATCGACGAACAGCGCCGTGCTACCATCACCGAGCTCGAACAGCTCCGGAAGCAAATGAATGATGCCTCGAAATCCATCGGCAAGCTCATGCAAGCCGGACAAAGGGAAGAGGCTGAAGCGGCCAAAAAAACTACCTCGGCAGCCAAAGAGAAGATCAAAGAACTCGAAACTGCCCTCACTGAGTCTGAGCAAGCTCAAAACGACCTCGTCGTACAGCTCCCCAATACGCCTCACGAATCTGTCCCCGCTGGCCGCAATGCCGATGACAACGTAGTCGTATCCGAGCATAAGGTAGACACCTCATTCGACTTTAAGCCGCTCCCACACTGGGATCTGGCCCGCAAACACGATTTGATCGATTGGGAACTCGGCTCCAAAATTACCGGTGCTGGATTTCCTGTCTATAAAGGCAAAGGTGCTCGCCTACAACGTGCCCTCATCGCATTCTTTCTCGATCAGGCGCACCAAATGGGCTACACCGAATATATGCCTCCACTCGTCGTCAATGAAGCTTCTGGATTCGGTACCGGACAGCTCCCAGACAAAGAGGGACAGATGTACCACATCGAACGGGACAATCTTTACCTGATCCCAACCGCTGAGGTGCCCATCACCAACTTGTTTAGAAATGTCGTGGTCCAAGCCGCAGAACTTCCCGTCAAAGCTTGTGGATATACTCCTTGCTTTCGTCGTGAAGCAGGCTCCTATGGCAAAGATGTGAAAGGTCTCAATCGCCTGCACCAATTTGACAAAGTCGAGATTGTACAAGTCGTACATCCCGAGAAGTCCTATGACGTGCTAGAGGAAATGACTAGTTATGTGGAGTCCTTGCTAGTCAAGTTGGAACTGCCTTTCCGCCGACTGCTGCTCTGCACAGGAGACATGAGCTTCACTTCTGCGAAGACCTTCGACATGGAAGTGTTCAGTGCAGGCCAAGATCGCTGGCTCGAAGTGAGCTCTATCTCCAACTTCGAGACCTACCAGACCAACCGCCTCAAGCTCCGTTTCAAGGATGGCAAGAAAAATCAGCTTGCCCACTCCCTCAACGGTAGCGCACTGGCATTGCCAAGAATCGTAGCTGCCATGCTGGAAAATCACCAACAAGCCGACGGATCAATCCGCATTCCTGAAGCCCTCGTACCATACACGAGCTTCGATCAGATCGGATAG
- the rho gene encoding transcription termination factor Rho produces the protein MYDIIELNNNDISELKEIAKRLNIGDLDKLGKQDLIFKILDQQAVMPESKITEIKSKSAPAKKPSPKPVAKPVEKKEAAAPAEEAPEAATEPEADAPVRKTRKPVAKKRTRSAEPKEEAPAKSEDQPSEAPKPRGRRKPQEVEDNADDDRQDKMKRPAKRKRVARNDKNGRGDQEDGRGKDNRPELDQSILAELDGIISNQGVLEVIPEGYGFLRSSEYNYLPSPDDIYVSPSQIKLFGLKTGDTVNGQIRPPKEGERYFALLKVETINGRTPEEVRDRVYFDHLTPLFPDERFKLSEGDRNAKDLSLRIIDLFSPIGKGQRGLIVAQPKTGKTVLLQKVANAIAANHPEAYLIILLIDERPEEVTDMRRNVNAEVIASTFDEPADRHVQVASIVMEKAKRMVECGHDVVVLLDSITRLARAHNTTQPASGKILSGGVDSNALHKPKRFFGAARNIENGGSLTILATALIETGSKMDEVIFEEFKGTGNMELQLDRRLANRRIYPAIDVTASGTRREDLLMDPADINRIWVLRKFMADMNPIEGMEFLRQRMSSTTDNEEFLLSMNS, from the coding sequence ATGTATGATATTATTGAGCTGAACAACAATGATATCTCCGAATTGAAAGAGATCGCCAAACGTCTCAATATCGGAGATTTGGATAAGCTCGGAAAGCAAGACCTGATTTTCAAGATTCTCGACCAACAGGCTGTCATGCCAGAGTCCAAAATTACCGAAATCAAGTCCAAAAGCGCTCCCGCCAAAAAGCCTTCCCCAAAACCAGTAGCCAAGCCTGTAGAGAAAAAAGAAGCCGCTGCACCTGCTGAAGAGGCACCAGAAGCAGCTACTGAACCTGAAGCTGACGCCCCTGTCAGAAAAACACGTAAGCCGGTTGCCAAAAAACGTACCCGCAGTGCTGAACCGAAAGAAGAAGCTCCGGCCAAATCTGAGGACCAACCTTCTGAAGCACCAAAACCTCGTGGACGTAGAAAACCACAAGAGGTAGAGGATAATGCCGATGATGATAGACAGGACAAAATGAAGCGTCCAGCCAAACGCAAACGGGTGGCTCGCAACGATAAAAACGGCCGCGGCGACCAAGAGGACGGTCGCGGAAAAGATAATCGCCCTGAATTAGATCAGTCTATTCTGGCTGAACTCGATGGGATCATCTCCAATCAAGGAGTTCTGGAAGTTATTCCTGAAGGATACGGATTCCTCCGCTCTTCTGAATACAATTACCTTCCTTCCCCTGATGACATTTATGTGTCTCCTAGCCAGATCAAACTATTTGGCCTCAAAACAGGGGATACAGTCAACGGACAAATTCGTCCCCCAAAAGAAGGTGAGCGCTATTTCGCGCTCCTCAAAGTAGAGACCATCAATGGCCGCACGCCAGAAGAGGTGCGCGACCGTGTCTACTTCGACCACTTGACTCCGCTCTTCCCAGATGAGCGATTCAAGCTGTCTGAAGGTGACCGAAATGCCAAGGACTTGTCTCTCCGAATCATCGACTTGTTCTCCCCTATTGGTAAAGGACAGCGTGGTTTGATCGTAGCCCAGCCTAAAACGGGTAAAACGGTCTTGCTGCAAAAAGTAGCCAACGCCATTGCTGCCAACCACCCAGAGGCTTACTTGATCATCCTCTTGATCGATGAACGCCCGGAAGAGGTGACCGATATGAGACGGAACGTAAACGCTGAAGTGATTGCCTCTACCTTTGATGAGCCAGCTGATCGCCACGTTCAAGTGGCCAGCATTGTCATGGAAAAGGCAAAGCGGATGGTAGAATGTGGTCATGACGTAGTCGTGTTGTTGGATTCCATCACACGTCTTGCTCGTGCGCACAACACCACTCAGCCTGCTTCCGGCAAAATCTTGTCAGGTGGTGTTGATTCCAACGCCCTTCACAAGCCTAAGCGTTTCTTCGGTGCTGCTCGTAATATCGAGAATGGCGGATCTTTGACCATCTTGGCCACTGCGTTGATTGAAACCGGTTCCAAAATGGATGAGGTGATCTTCGAAGAATTTAAGGGTACCGGTAACATGGAGCTCCAATTGGATCGCCGTCTTGCCAACCGTCGTATTTATCCTGCGATTGATGTCACCGCTTCCGGTACGCGTCGTGAGGATCTTCTGATGGACCCTGCGGATATCAACCGTATTTGGGTACTCCGTAAATTCATGGCGGATATGAATCCAATCGAGGGAATGGAATTCTTGCGTCAGCGGATGTCCAGTACCACCGATAATGAAGAGTTCCTACTTTCGATGAATTCTTAA
- a CDS encoding NUDIX hydrolase, translated as MNKPLNESHKYKLWTSNLKKHGLDIHSIDEKFTRYHGGEPLFSLVMLDATTPEGDKIPPVCFIKGEVVIVLICLIDEATGDRYLLLVKQRRICTGGHIYELVAGMVDGEDDPHDVAVREVAEESGIEVDPAKVVQMNEELLYPSTGTSDEAFYFYYCDLTLPLSEIQALDAQETGLASEHERITTKVVPFDEGKKLITNTNGLLAIYMYQDLIQS; from the coding sequence ATGAACAAGCCACTCAACGAATCCCACAAATACAAGCTCTGGACCAGCAACCTGAAAAAGCACGGACTGGACATCCATTCTATCGACGAAAAATTTACCCGATATCATGGAGGCGAACCGCTTTTTTCTTTGGTCATGCTGGATGCCACAACTCCCGAAGGAGACAAGATCCCGCCCGTCTGCTTCATCAAGGGCGAAGTGGTCATCGTCCTAATTTGCTTGATCGACGAAGCTACCGGCGATCGCTATCTATTGCTGGTCAAGCAACGGAGAATTTGCACAGGAGGCCATATCTACGAATTGGTAGCAGGGATGGTTGATGGAGAAGACGACCCACACGATGTCGCCGTACGCGAAGTGGCAGAGGAAAGCGGAATCGAAGTCGATCCTGCCAAAGTCGTCCAAATGAACGAGGAGTTGCTATACCCCTCGACTGGCACTTCGGATGAGGCTTTCTACTTTTATTACTGCGATCTTACTTTGCCACTGTCTGAAATTCAGGCGCTCGATGCCCAAGAAACAGGATTAGCGTCCGAACATGAGCGGATCACCACCAAGGTTGTCCCGTTTGATGAAGGCAAAAAGCTCATCACCAATACCAATGGCCTACTGGCCATCTACATGTATCAAGATCTGATCCAATCTTGA
- the mltG gene encoding endolytic transglycosylase MltG — protein sequence MKRLLKHPLIWLGLIVAAGMVAYPFYQRIFAPNVTTPNEAPAEFYIYRGSDYRMVGEALRDQQLIQDLKGFHWVANQMNYPNHVYPGRYEIPHGLSNLELIRLLRSGVQSPLNFTFVKFRTVDQLGDYVASKLEMSKSEFMEVMNDEEFLKEHNGLTPQTAMTVFLPNTYELYWNIKPRAFFERMFKEYKAYWNDTRNERRKQLGLTRLDVMTLASIVEEETNKKDEMPTVAGVYLNRLRKRWPLEADPTVKYAVGDFSIKRVLDRHLETDSPYNTYMYPGLPPGPICTPSLPAIDAVLQNEQHKYMFFCARIDGSGYHHFSKTLSEHNRYAREYHRMLNRRGIR from the coding sequence ATGAAAAGGTTGCTCAAGCACCCATTGATTTGGTTGGGGTTGATCGTGGCTGCTGGAATGGTGGCCTATCCGTTTTATCAGCGGATCTTTGCCCCCAATGTGACTACTCCCAATGAAGCTCCTGCTGAATTCTACATATACCGTGGGTCTGATTACCGCATGGTCGGTGAGGCACTTAGAGATCAACAGCTCATACAGGATCTAAAAGGATTTCACTGGGTGGCCAATCAGATGAACTATCCCAATCACGTGTATCCGGGACGATATGAAATTCCACACGGTCTCAGCAATCTAGAATTGATCCGACTGCTCCGATCAGGTGTGCAATCCCCATTGAATTTCACTTTTGTCAAGTTCCGCACTGTAGACCAGCTAGGAGATTATGTGGCTTCCAAGCTAGAGATGTCCAAGTCTGAATTCATGGAAGTCATGAATGATGAGGAATTTCTGAAGGAACACAATGGGCTGACCCCACAGACCGCGATGACAGTATTCCTCCCCAATACCTACGAATTATATTGGAATATCAAGCCTCGTGCGTTTTTCGAGCGAATGTTCAAAGAGTACAAGGCATACTGGAATGACACCCGGAATGAACGCCGCAAGCAGTTGGGCTTGACACGCCTGGATGTCATGACCTTGGCGTCTATCGTGGAGGAGGAAACCAATAAAAAGGACGAAATGCCTACCGTAGCTGGCGTTTATCTGAATCGTCTGCGAAAGCGTTGGCCGCTTGAAGCCGATCCTACGGTCAAATATGCGGTGGGAGATTTCTCTATCAAACGCGTGTTGGATCGCCACTTGGAGACTGATTCCCCCTATAATACCTATATGTATCCCGGTTTGCCTCCGGGCCCGATTTGTACCCCATCTTTGCCTGCAATCGATGCCGTATTACAGAATGAGCAGCACAAATACATGTTCTTCTGCGCAAGGATTGATGGCTCTGGGTACCACCATTTTTCCAAGACACTTTCTGAGCATAATCGCTATGCTCGCGAGTATCATCGCATGCTGAACCGCCGAGGAATCCGGTAA
- a CDS encoding histidine kinase, with amino-acid sequence MTKKGWLWYLALGMFYLGLCVLGYTYYLQVQHIANYRVDPEIDGEFEGNDWVSWINTTQGVIADQVHPLPGYKPSSHPKIRKGDRVKEIQYNPITQAEVADRITASSRPGQAFQWKFETTDPLSQTKDEKLGFIINGFRIPFGFNHFAGYWHLSGWIVGIGAFVSLVMLTILLPIVRGNWRDFLPLMGIVGSAFAFFLLQLFHHIYLIVESDLEHVGPEKIFMLGYAGLLFLYVLYYFYYKSGVKSVLFMIPSVSLGIFFMVQFFQIIFIDKQLRFFHDMVEMYTGLFFLVHLLGAVLLHISTYEGGRPVQGLLGLIAIATCSAGGIWFLAGYGDYSAGEREHVMFFYNLLVFFPLFNATFLQLQFGKVSLVVTQTIQYLVTFVVSIILFLLISQLFDMIRPNIQYRRFLEFTTFLIALGMIRLIYQANENRFSKYFVSSQRERMSKFKGFIARIPQYTSADSLRKDLLSQMQDFFNSEEVIFWWNVDMPSTQEEEHFHQRQESIYRQLTDHHTVWSRTKELSPFRLTHGLEKMVLSSPYTLICPVTIDQDNYALLMLCKKRRGVYNLTDLELISQLIQQTQLTLNVLQLVDREKELIQQTYEANLTALRSQINPHFLFNTLNSIGELVHESAELAEEAVEKLAFIFRYTLKKSSENFVALGDEMSLITTYLELEKIRFGERLDTHIEVAPDVRDISIPAFILQTLVENCIKHGIAKILHKGLVSVVAFREEGFLVCEVVDNGPGIDLSRIFKSTGLSNSIARLENIYERKNLLHFENTGDGTYVRLKIPLVEHPQLS; translated from the coding sequence ATGACAAAAAAGGGCTGGTTGTGGTATCTCGCGTTAGGAATGTTTTACCTCGGCCTGTGTGTACTTGGATATACCTATTACCTGCAGGTTCAGCACATTGCCAACTACCGCGTAGATCCTGAGATCGATGGAGAATTCGAGGGAAATGACTGGGTCTCTTGGATCAATACCACCCAAGGCGTGATCGCCGATCAAGTGCATCCCTTGCCTGGATACAAACCTTCTTCACATCCCAAGATCCGAAAAGGGGATCGGGTGAAGGAGATTCAATATAATCCCATCACACAAGCTGAGGTTGCCGACCGAATCACAGCTTCTTCCCGCCCGGGACAAGCCTTCCAGTGGAAATTCGAAACCACCGACCCCCTCTCCCAAACCAAGGACGAAAAACTCGGATTCATCATCAATGGGTTTCGGATCCCATTCGGATTCAATCATTTTGCTGGTTATTGGCACCTCTCAGGTTGGATTGTTGGAATTGGTGCTTTCGTATCATTGGTGATGCTCACCATCCTCCTGCCCATTGTGCGGGGGAATTGGAGAGACTTTCTCCCTCTCATGGGGATCGTCGGATCGGCTTTTGCCTTCTTTTTGTTACAGCTGTTCCATCATATCTATTTGATCGTCGAAAGTGACCTTGAGCATGTTGGACCCGAGAAGATATTTATGCTGGGCTATGCAGGATTGCTATTCCTGTATGTGCTGTATTATTTCTATTACAAATCCGGCGTAAAGAGTGTCCTATTCATGATTCCCTCCGTGAGCTTGGGAATTTTCTTCATGGTGCAATTCTTCCAGATCATTTTCATCGATAAGCAATTGCGCTTCTTCCATGATATGGTGGAGATGTACACAGGACTCTTTTTCCTGGTCCATCTGCTCGGAGCTGTACTGTTGCATATTTCCACCTACGAAGGCGGACGACCTGTGCAAGGATTGTTGGGACTGATAGCCATTGCAACCTGCTCGGCGGGAGGTATTTGGTTTTTGGCGGGGTATGGTGACTACTCTGCAGGAGAGCGAGAGCATGTGATGTTCTTCTACAACCTGCTGGTATTCTTCCCGCTGTTCAACGCCACTTTCCTCCAACTCCAATTTGGTAAGGTCAGCTTGGTCGTCACTCAGACCATCCAGTATCTCGTGACATTTGTGGTGAGCATTATCCTGTTTCTGCTCATCTCGCAATTGTTCGATATGATTCGACCCAATATCCAATACCGCCGATTCCTCGAATTCACGACCTTCCTCATCGCGCTGGGAATGATCAGGCTGATCTATCAGGCCAATGAGAATAGGTTCTCCAAATATTTCGTGTCGTCTCAGCGGGAGCGGATGAGCAAGTTCAAAGGCTTTATTGCCCGCATTCCTCAATACACTTCTGCCGATTCGCTTCGGAAAGATTTGCTCTCCCAGATGCAGGATTTCTTCAATTCTGAAGAAGTGATTTTCTGGTGGAATGTAGATATGCCTTCGACACAGGAGGAGGAGCACTTTCATCAGCGTCAAGAGAGCATTTATCGGCAGCTTACCGATCATCATACAGTCTGGTCCAGAACCAAGGAGTTGTCGCCATTCAGGCTGACACATGGGCTTGAGAAGATGGTGCTCTCATCGCCTTATACCTTGATTTGTCCGGTAACCATCGATCAAGACAATTATGCCTTGCTCATGCTCTGCAAGAAGCGGCGAGGCGTGTATAACTTGACCGATTTGGAGTTGATCTCCCAATTGATCCAGCAGACGCAGCTCACCCTGAACGTCCTGCAATTGGTCGATCGCGAGAAGGAGTTGATTCAGCAGACCTACGAAGCCAACCTGACGGCGCTTCGTTCACAAATCAATCCGCACTTCCTCTTCAATACCCTGAACTCCATTGGCGAATTGGTCCATGAGTCAGCAGAATTGGCCGAGGAGGCTGTCGAGAAATTGGCGTTCATCTTCCGATATACCCTCAAGAAATCCAGCGAAAACTTCGTCGCCCTCGGGGATGAGATGAGCCTGATCACCACTTACCTTGAATTAGAGAAGATCCGATTCGGAGAACGATTGGATACCCACATCGAGGTGGCTCCGGATGTGCGGGATATTTCTATTCCGGCCTTCATCCTCCAGACCTTGGTGGAAAATTGCATCAAGCATGGAATCGCCAAAATCCTGCACAAGGGCCTAGTTTCTGTGGTGGCTTTTCGGGAGGAAGGCTTCTTGGTGTGCGAAGTTGTGGACAATGGCCCGGGCATCGATCTTTCTCGGATATTCAAAAGTACTGGATTGAGCAACTCCATTGCTCGTCTGGAAAATATCTACGAGCGTAAGAATCTCCTGCATTTCGAAAACACTGGAGATGGGACGTATGTTAGACTTAAAATTCCGCTTGTAGAACACCCGCAGCTCAGTTAA